One window from the genome of Toxotes jaculatrix isolate fToxJac2 chromosome 17, fToxJac2.pri, whole genome shotgun sequence encodes:
- the si:ch211-266o15.1 gene encoding zinc finger MYM-type protein 4 isoform X1 produces MADSEDFRIKRLKHDERLSRVFDEVMGLGDFADSSRGSATSSRSGGQDETKGVDETSGQEEHQQVEEEDSNGSRQEEKMDEGIGESSFPRISSPSSGHHSSFTMRTNEGGGGSGGAAFDDALDGLPSYGPEEDDEDWHFALPVGSLEDVNVGKGNRKRKQAGEENNISRDDPFAGEPRGEEEEREREGSIASANTSHSSQDHTPDNSRDGGVNQAEETEDSQQGERSEAAPVEDSNPPVSPSNPPVSPSINIKEEPIDEGYDAALLPQSSIRQIKEELEHQEEELRISSVYSVGGTNTFVPPTVPAAVPAPPPAAIFIPGRGAVLQAMAPLPVRPPAPIPSALQALALVPPRPPQPPGPGSVRCSGCSKVLLKGQTAFQRKGSTQLFCSTVCLTGHLPPAKNKSCFQCNREILQPRDMITIPADDSTYMHFCGQFCLSVFRHKKKLTDKVPDKWTDKRQERKPEKPPEKPVERQAEKPICSVCRVTNRQIEHEVTHQGRLHRLCSDACFVTWRKMRQLAMNCCEGCGLYCNSNSGSCQTLTIERSQLNFCGPTCIGTYKQTCRKMVECAYCHKIAVVSSTIMERDQRGKVQLYCSPACVEQSRPPRHTLTGTPFPCCLCKVSAVPQYHLAMVDGTIRNFCSYDCVSIYRKSGHPSQPDLTNGTSSLRDPSIRDAPKPGPSAGASSVPPIPQENSSSVPYPGHHPSHTSVPPLVPPYPAMSSPSVPGQVQARAPTGQPLKPTEGGLSDASKLTCHQCSKQFSTKPLLFSQQGRISMFCSKICCELYKTQKNILALCESCKQEKVAFDIISYNQQDLVFCSESCKLLFKHDLTSRNKDHPWRPCTYCSGIGQKMLHSHYGGRIEEFCRPHCMSQYTVLYYGMGRCDSCRKQGYMTEKLQCLGSVRNFCNLPCLLQYCYQHFETSPHTSSNGTGTAPQTPYAPAQPHHSSKMNPVIADVVSLASGSATQPSVSADTALTGALPTSNVDGKNLDHASTQTDAMRVPVSRRRQMKNKSVLCRPFTMDQESMCQLPTPSTESAALSLSVSTSSAGEENVKVVMVPVPIPVFIPVPMNMYSQHTPVPLAMPMPVPVPMVVPPQKKDTRDAAVQSEPSAVKEEKQNDGPVSSADQSTSDSGDIKPQVVAPIIREDEDTQKQANLPFTTSLEGSTESADPQLDAQPGSTTTNDPPTTSAEDQPPSSPLMDLETDFPCESLGQKSSAPQRGVKRPRESFSGRKRGRRRTASLDRSAVVTPPPSKLNHLYGVKAWKSWVQQRNKQPRESVANLVDIKEDILQCDSAELSFALSRFIREVRRPNGETYSPDSIFYLCLGIQQVHTNVSLVSILIFCDCVSLCDPLILFCVPLFGQYLFMKGRIENIFTDELYSQFASEITGMLRLWKPKLLPNGSVVSSRVEESYLWECKQLGAYSPIVLLNTLLFFCTKKFRFTTLAQHQSLSFVNFTRRSKACSRAGKVHYLQYQRSSSATTGREDTERPRKRQAEKDGDMEMQANVTNPLHCPVRLYEFYLSRCPESVKKRTDVFYLQPEQNVHTHSSHWYTSQPLEGTTLQSMLTRILAVREVQQEQEAAQHQSSATTDDNSLQ; encoded by the exons ATGGCGGACTCTGAGGACTTTAGAATTAAACGGTTAAAG CATGACGAGCGCTTGTCCAGAGTCTTTGACGAAGTGATGGGGCTGGGAGACTTCGCTGACTCCTCCAGGGGCTCTGCCACCTCCTCCAGGAGTGGAGGTCAGGATGAGACAAAAGGAGTAGATGAAACTTCAGGACAAGAGGAACACCAACaggtagaagaagaagatagcaatggcagcagacaggaagaaaagatgGATGAGGGGATAGGAGAGTCATCCTTTCCTCGCatttcctccccttcctctggTCACCACTCTTCATTTACCATGAGAACcaatgaaggaggaggaggaagtggaggggCAGCCTTTGATGACGCACTGGATGGGCTTCCTTCGTACGGGCcagaagaagatgatgaagacTGGCACTTTGCCCTGCCAGTGGGATCCCTGGAGGATGTCAATGTGGGcaagggaaacagaaaaagaaaacaagcaggagaggagaacaaCATAAGTCGAGACGACCCCTTTGCCGGTGAGcccagaggggaggaggaggagcgagagagggaaggaagcaTTGCGTCTGCTAACACCTCCCACTCCTCCCAGGACCACACACCAGACAACAGCCGAG ATGGAGGCGTGAAccaggcagaggagacagaagacagcCAGCAGGGAGAG AGGTCAGAAGCAGCTCCTGTGGAGGACAGTAATCCTCCAGTGTCTCCCAGTAATCCTCCAGTGTCTCCCAGTATCAATATTAAAGAGGAGCCCATTGATGAGGGCTACGACGCTGCGTTACTGCCTCAGAGCTCCATCAGACAGATCAAAGAGGAACTGGAGCATCAGGAG GAGGAGCTGAGAATCAGCTCTGTCTACTCTGTAGGAGGAACAAACACCTTTGTCCCCCCTACTG TGCCTGCGGCAGTCCCAGCCCCCCCTCCAGCAGCCATTTTTATCCCAGGTAGAGGTGCTGTCCTACAAGCTATGGCTCCCCTTCCCGTCAGACCACCAGCTCCAATCCCGAGTGCACTGCAAGCTCTGGCACTAGTGCCCCCACGTCCACCTCAGCCTCCTGGTCCTGGCAGTGTTCGCTGCAGTGGATGCTCTAAG GTTCTGCTGAAAGGCCAAACAGCGTTCCAAAGAAAAGGTTCGACGCAGCTCTTCTGCTCCACGGTCTGCCTGACCGGGCATCTGCCTCCAGCCAAGAACAAATCCTGTTTTCAGTGCAACAG GGAGATCCTTCAGCCCAGAGACATGATCACGATTCCAGCAGACGACAGCACCTACATGCACTTTTGTGGCCagttctgtctttctgtctttagaCACAAGAAGAAACTTACTGACAAGGTTCCTGACAAATGGACCGACAAACGACAGGAGAGGAAGCCTGAGAAGCCACCTGAGAAACCAGTGGAGCGACAGGCTGAAAAACCCATTTGCAGTGTCTGCAGAGTCACCAATAGG CAGATTGAACATGAGGTCACCCATCAAGGCCGCCTGCACAGACTCTGCAGTGATGCCTGTTTTGTAACATGGCGCAAGATGCGTCAGTTAGCCATGAACTGCTGCGAGGGCTGTGGACTTTACTGTAACAGCAACTCAGGCTCCTGTCAGACGCTCACGATCGAAAGATCTCAGCTCAACTTTTGTGGTCCTACCTGCATAGGCACCTACAAACAG ACCTGCAGGAAGATGGTCGAGTGTGCCTACTGTCACAAAATCGCGGTAGTGTCCTCCACCATCATGGAACGAGACCAAAGGGGCAAAGTTCAACTTTATTGTTCACCTGCTTGTGTGGAGCAGAGCCGACCCCCCCGACATACTCTCACTG GTACTCCATTTCCATGCTGCCTGTGCAAGGTGTCAGCTGTTCCTCAGTACCATCTGGCCATGGTGGACGGGACTATTCGTAACTTCTGCTCCTATGACTGTGTCTCTATATACAGG AAGTCCGGTCACCCCTCTCAGCCAGACCTGACCAATGGAACCTCCTCTCTCAGGGACCCCTCCATCAGAGATGCACCCAAACCAGGGCCCTCTGCCGGAGCCAGCTCAGTCCCTCCCATCCCTCAGGAGAACTCGTCTTCAGTCCCCTACCCGGGCCATCATCCCAGTCATACCTCAGTGCCCCCACTGGTGCCTCCCTACCCAGCcatgtcctctccctctgtcccagGGCAAGTCCAGGCCAGAGCTCCCACTGGTCAACCCCTGAAACCAACAGAGGGTGGGCTCAGTGACGCCTCCAAACTGACCTGTCACCAGTGCAGCAAACAGTTCAGCACCAAGCCGCTGCTATTCAGTCAGCAA gGCCGTATTTCTATGTTCTGCAGTAAGATCTGCTGTGAACTGTATAAAACCCAGAAAAATATCCTGGCGCTGTGTGAGTCCTGTAAACAGGAGAAGGTCGCATTTGACATCATCAGCTACAACCAACAGGACCTGGTCTTCTGCAGTGAAA GCTgtaagctgctcttcaaacatGACTTGACCTCTCGTAACAAGGATCATCCCTGGCGTCCCTGCACATACTGCTCTGGCATCGGCCAAAAGATGCTGCACAGCCACTATGGAGGCAGGATTGAGGAGTTCTGTAGACCCCACTGCATGTCCCAGTACACTGTACTCTACTATGGA ATGGGGAGATGTGACAGTTGTAGGAAACAGGGCTACATGACGGAGAAGCTGCAGTGTTTGGGCTCAGTCCGTAACTTCTGCAACCTGCCCTGCCTTCTACAGTACTGCTACCAGCATTTTGAAACAAGCCCACACACCAGCAGTAACGGTACTGGAACAGCGCCACAGACACCATATG CTCCAGCCCAGCCCCACCACTCCTCAAAGATGAATCCTGTCATAGCTGATGTCGTCTCACTGGCCAGTGGCTCTGCCACTCAGCCCAGTGTGTCAGCAGATACTGCTCTGACTG GAGCACTTCCAACCTCCAACGTTGATGGCAAGAACCTTGACCAT GCCAGTACTCAGACTGATGCCATGCGTGTGCCTGTGTCCCGTCGACGGCAAATGAAGAACAAGTCGGTTCTGTGTCGACCCTTCACTATGGACCAAGAAAGCATGTGCCAGCTGCCCACACCTTCCACTGAATCAGCAG ctctgtctctgtccgtctctACGTCctcagcaggagaggagaatgtgAAGGTGGTGATGGTACCAGTCCCAATACCGGTCTTCATTCCAGTGCCTATGAACATGTACTCCCAGCACACTCCTGTTCCATTGGCTATGCCCATGCCT GTTCCTGTACCCATGGTAGTACCACCACAGAAGAAGGACACGAGAGATGCAGCTGTCCAATCAGAGCCTTCGGCtgtgaaggaagaaaaacagaatgatgGGCCTGTTTCCAGTGCAG ACCAGAGTACTTCTGATAGTGGAGACATTAAGCCACAAGTGGTCGCTCCCATAATCCGTGAAGATGAGGATACTCAAAAACAAGCCAACCTGCCTTTTACTACAAGTTTAGAGGGGAGCACAGAGTCTGCTGATCCCCAACTTGATGCTCAGCCAGGGAGCACGACGACAAACGACCCACCTACCACCAGTGCCGAGGAtcagcctccctcctctccattgATGGACTTGGAGACTGACTTCCCATGTG aATCATTGGGTCAGAAGTCATCTGCTCCACAGCGAGGGGTAAAGAGACCCAGAGAAAGTTTCTCCGGCCGGAAACGG GGTCGAAGGCGGACTGCTTCACTGGACCGCAGTGCAGTGGTGACTCCGCCCCCCTCCAAACTGAACCACCTGTATGGGGTTAAAGCCTGGAAGAGCTGGGTCCAACAACGCAACAAACAGCCACGAGAAT CTGTAGCTAATCTCGTGGATATTAAAGAAGACATCCTTCAATGTGACTCTGCTGAGCTGAGCTTTGCTCTGTCTCGCTTCATCAGAGAAGTGAGACGGCCCAATGGAGAAACCTACAGCCCGGACAGCATCTTCTACCTCTGTCTGGGGATACAACAGGTCCACACAAACGTGTCACTGGTTTCCATCTTGATTTTTTGTGactgtgtttctctttgtgaCCCACTCATCCTCTTCTGTGTCCCTCTCTTTGGACAGTATCTCTTCATGAAGGGCCGCATAGAGAACATCTTTACTGACGAGCTCTACAGTCAGTTTGCAAGTGAGATCACAGGGATGCTGCGACTCTGGAAGCCTAAATTACTACCTAATG GCAGCGTTGTTTCCTCTCGTGTTGAAGAGTCCTACCTGTGGGAGTGTAAGCAGCTGGGCGCCTACTCACCCATAGTGTTGCTCAACACGCTGCTCTTCTTCTGCACCAAAAAATTCCGCTTCACGACCCTGGCGCAACACCAAAGTCTCTCCTTTGTCAACTTCACTCGACGCTCCAAAGCCTGCAGCCGAGCCGGCAAAGTCCACTACCTCCAGTACCAGAGAAGCAGCTCTGCCACGACCGGCCGGGAAGACACAG AGCGACCCAGAAAAAGGCAGGCGGAGAAAGACGGAGACATGGAGATGCAAGCAAATGTCACCAACCCTCTTCACTGTCCTGTCAGACTCTATGAGTTCTACCTCTCTAGATG CCCAGAGTCAGTGAAGAAGAGAACGGATGTGTTTTACCTCCAGCCTGAACagaatgtgcacacacacag TTCACACTGGTACACCTCTCAGCCGTTAGAGGGAACCACTCTTCAGAGCATGCTCACACGCATCCTGGCTGTCAGAGAGGTTCAGCAGGAACAGGAAGCAGCCCAGCACCAGTCCTCGGCCACCACTGATGATAACAGCTTGCAGTGA